A section of the Microbulbifer pacificus genome encodes:
- a CDS encoding type II toxin-antitoxin system HipA family toxin → MVMEVIGVEYQGQSAGAVSFDTDTGVGAFEYDPAFIDSGIELSPLKMPLARRIYSFPELRFDTFRGLPGLIADSLPDDFGNAVLNAWMAAQGKHPDDISPLQRLQYTGKRGMGALEYTPATRIKRLNASQEIAIDELVAIAQEVLDHHSGFRVHLDKTGEDNREAMMALMSVGMSAGGARPKAVLAFNKDFTQVRSGQTEVPEGFTHYLMKFDGVSEHNKDRETFGDPMGFGAMEYVYHQMATDCGIDMMPCHLLREGNRRHFVTERFDRRGNDKIHIQTLNGIAHVDYKIPGSFSYSELFAVARQLKLPAKDAEQLLLRMVFNIVARNHDDHAKNFAFQLAGKTWQLAPAYDLAYSYKPGSRWVNNHWMSLNGKRDNFTREDIYSLEKISPLFSRRKIDGVVDNVVEQVSRWRDLATEHEVPSSLVEEIEGNLRLKL, encoded by the coding sequence ATGGTGATGGAAGTCATCGGTGTGGAATACCAAGGGCAGAGCGCCGGCGCGGTCAGCTTCGACACGGATACCGGCGTCGGCGCCTTTGAATACGATCCCGCCTTTATCGATAGCGGCATCGAACTCTCTCCCCTCAAGATGCCCCTAGCACGGCGCATCTATAGCTTCCCGGAACTGCGCTTCGACACCTTCCGCGGCCTGCCCGGGCTGATCGCCGATTCCCTGCCCGACGACTTCGGCAACGCGGTACTCAACGCCTGGATGGCCGCCCAGGGCAAACACCCGGACGACATCAGCCCACTGCAACGGCTGCAGTACACCGGCAAACGCGGCATGGGCGCACTGGAATACACCCCCGCCACCCGCATCAAGAGACTCAACGCCTCTCAGGAAATCGCCATTGATGAACTGGTGGCCATCGCCCAGGAAGTGCTCGACCACCACAGCGGTTTCAGAGTGCACCTGGACAAAACCGGCGAGGACAACCGCGAAGCCATGATGGCACTGATGTCCGTCGGCATGAGTGCCGGTGGCGCCCGCCCCAAGGCGGTACTCGCCTTCAACAAGGACTTCACCCAGGTGCGCTCCGGGCAAACCGAAGTACCGGAAGGCTTCACCCACTACCTGATGAAGTTCGACGGCGTCAGCGAGCACAACAAGGACCGGGAAACCTTCGGCGACCCCATGGGCTTCGGTGCCATGGAATACGTTTACCATCAGATGGCCACCGACTGCGGCATCGACATGATGCCCTGCCACCTGCTGCGCGAGGGCAACCGCCGACATTTTGTCACCGAGCGCTTCGACCGCCGCGGCAACGACAAGATCCACATCCAGACCCTGAACGGTATCGCCCATGTGGACTACAAAATTCCCGGCTCGTTTTCCTATAGCGAACTGTTTGCCGTCGCACGGCAACTGAAACTCCCCGCCAAAGACGCCGAACAGCTGTTGCTGCGCATGGTGTTCAACATCGTCGCGCGCAATCACGACGATCACGCTAAGAACTTTGCCTTTCAACTAGCCGGAAAAACCTGGCAGCTTGCACCGGCTTATGACCTTGCCTATAGCTACAAGCCGGGCAGCCGATGGGTAAACAACCACTGGATGAGCCTCAACGGCAAGCGCGACAATTTCACCCGCGAGGATATTTACAGCCTGGAAAAAATCAGTCCGCTGTTTAGCCGGCGGAAGATCGACGGTGTTGTGGATAATGTGGTGGAGCAGGTGTCGCGCTGGCGAGATCTGGCAACTGAGCACGAAGTCCCGTCTTCGCTGGTTGAGGAGATTGAGGGGAATCTTAGGCTGAAGCTATAG